The proteins below come from a single Triticum aestivum cultivar Chinese Spring chromosome 5D, IWGSC CS RefSeq v2.1, whole genome shotgun sequence genomic window:
- the LOC123121965 gene encoding uncharacterized protein isoform X2 — protein MFRMSEKQPSSEPKQKHRRGNPQVSSTQNRGSWKSPPRKERMFRMSEKQPSSEPKQKHRRGNPQVSSTQMEMETCKLELPAQNNLSKFESWYRTSTMSTGEASSSCGMLTRANMKKHGSGRSPPPPERVMFGKQKQKEVQETHPIKKKS, from the exons ATGTTTAGGATGTCTGAAAAACAACCTTCGTCGGAACCTAAGCAAAAACACAGGAGGGGAAATCCGCAGGTTTCTTCAACACAG AATCGTGGTTCCTGGAAATCTCCGCCACGTAAGGAAAGGATGTTTAGGATGTCTGAAAAACAACCTTCGTCGGAACCTAAGCAAAAACATAGGAGGGGAAATCCGCAGGTTTCTTCAACACAG ATGGAAATGGAAACATGCAAGTTGGAACTTCCTGCTCAGAACAATCTTTCAAAATTTGAAAG TTGGTACAGGACATCAACAATGTCAACTGGAGAGGCTAGTAGCAGCTGTGGCATGCTCACGAGAGCAAACATGAAG AAGCATGGTTCTGGGAGGTCTCCGCCGCCTCCTGAACGAGTGATGTTTGGGAAGCAAAAGCAAAAGGAGGTCCAGGAGACACACCCAATAAAGAAGAAATCCTAA
- the LOC123121965 gene encoding uncharacterized protein isoform X4, whose protein sequence is MFRMSEKQPSSEPKQKHRRGNPQVSSTQNRGSWKSPPRKERMFRMSEKQPSSEPKQKHRRGNPQVSSTQMEMETCKLELPAQNNLSKFERTSTMSTGEASSSCGMLTRANMKKHGSGRSPPPPERVMFGKQKQKEVQETHPIKKKS, encoded by the exons ATGTTTAGGATGTCTGAAAAACAACCTTCGTCGGAACCTAAGCAAAAACACAGGAGGGGAAATCCGCAGGTTTCTTCAACACAG AATCGTGGTTCCTGGAAATCTCCGCCACGTAAGGAAAGGATGTTTAGGATGTCTGAAAAACAACCTTCGTCGGAACCTAAGCAAAAACATAGGAGGGGAAATCCGCAGGTTTCTTCAACACAG ATGGAAATGGAAACATGCAAGTTGGAACTTCCTGCTCAGAACAATCTTTCAAAATTTGAAAG GACATCAACAATGTCAACTGGAGAGGCTAGTAGCAGCTGTGGCATGCTCACGAGAGCAAACATGAAG AAGCATGGTTCTGGGAGGTCTCCGCCGCCTCCTGAACGAGTGATGTTTGGGAAGCAAAAGCAAAAGGAGGTCCAGGAGACACACCCAATAAAGAAGAAATCCTAA
- the LOC123121965 gene encoding uncharacterized protein isoform X1, whose product MFRMSEKQPSSEPKQKHRRGNPQVSSTQNRGSWKSPPRKERMFRMSEKQPSSEPKQKHRRGNPQVSSTQMEMETCKLELPAQNNLSKFESWYRTSTMSTGEASSSCGMLTRANMKQKHGSGRSPPPPERVMFGKQKQKEVQETHPIKKKS is encoded by the exons ATGTTTAGGATGTCTGAAAAACAACCTTCGTCGGAACCTAAGCAAAAACACAGGAGGGGAAATCCGCAGGTTTCTTCAACACAG AATCGTGGTTCCTGGAAATCTCCGCCACGTAAGGAAAGGATGTTTAGGATGTCTGAAAAACAACCTTCGTCGGAACCTAAGCAAAAACATAGGAGGGGAAATCCGCAGGTTTCTTCAACACAG ATGGAAATGGAAACATGCAAGTTGGAACTTCCTGCTCAGAACAATCTTTCAAAATTTGAAAG TTGGTACAGGACATCAACAATGTCAACTGGAGAGGCTAGTAGCAGCTGTGGCATGCTCACGAGAGCAAACATGAAG CAGAAGCATGGTTCTGGGAGGTCTCCGCCGCCTCCTGAACGAGTGATGTTTGGGAAGCAAAAGCAAAAGGAGGTCCAGGAGACACACCCAATAAAGAAGAAATCCTAA
- the LOC123121965 gene encoding uncharacterized protein isoform X3: MFRMSEKQPSSEPKQKHRRGNPQVSSTQNRGSWKSPPRKERMFRMSEKQPSSEPKQKHRRGNPQVSSTQMEMETCKLELPAQNNLSKFERTSTMSTGEASSSCGMLTRANMKQKHGSGRSPPPPERVMFGKQKQKEVQETHPIKKKS, from the exons ATGTTTAGGATGTCTGAAAAACAACCTTCGTCGGAACCTAAGCAAAAACACAGGAGGGGAAATCCGCAGGTTTCTTCAACACAG AATCGTGGTTCCTGGAAATCTCCGCCACGTAAGGAAAGGATGTTTAGGATGTCTGAAAAACAACCTTCGTCGGAACCTAAGCAAAAACATAGGAGGGGAAATCCGCAGGTTTCTTCAACACAG ATGGAAATGGAAACATGCAAGTTGGAACTTCCTGCTCAGAACAATCTTTCAAAATTTGAAAG GACATCAACAATGTCAACTGGAGAGGCTAGTAGCAGCTGTGGCATGCTCACGAGAGCAAACATGAAG CAGAAGCATGGTTCTGGGAGGTCTCCGCCGCCTCCTGAACGAGTGATGTTTGGGAAGCAAAAGCAAAAGGAGGTCCAGGAGACACACCCAATAAAGAAGAAATCCTAA